The Equus asinus isolate D_3611 breed Donkey chromosome 18, EquAss-T2T_v2, whole genome shotgun sequence region AGAAAAGTATGCAAGTTGGTGGGTACAGATGGAatgcagagagaaagaataaaatttaattacaCTGCTAGGTCTGtacatgaaataaaaactaaacattaATATGACTTGTGGTTATACATTtaacaaaaatactaaatataaaGCTTGAATAACTTCCATTAAGTTCGTCACAAGTTGGCTGGTAAAAATGACCAAATCCCCAAATCCCAGTGAATATTTTTCCGtggaattcatttatttacaGTGTGTAACATGGAGGCCCATTGTGCTTGCTATAAAGATTTTTGCTTCaagatatttgaatttttaccTTGTATGTTTTCGAATGGCTCAAACTACATGTGGCTGAGAATCACAAACCTTTATGTCAGCAAAAAAGTGgaggtcttttatttttattttttatagttacaTGTTAATCTTTTATAGTCCACATAGTCTAGAAAACCATACATTGCTATGTCAGATACAATTTGATAAGGAgacaaatttaataataaaaagacctTGTTTTTGTGttgaactaaataaatatttaaagaaattttcaagttattatttctttagaatttcACACAGCACtcagatgaaaataaatttttatgtgcTACATTAAgtacatttctatttttactttttctttttttgctgcagaagattagccctgagctaatatctgttgccaatcctcctctactttttctATGGGAGTCACCACCAAAGTGTGGCCGATGAGTAGAATATGTCAGTCAAAATCCAAagccacaaacctgggctgccaaagtggaatgtgctgaacttaaccactacgccatgggttTGGCCCCTGTACATTTCTTTTAAACATGAGGCAATGGAAAATCAGTGAGTTAAGGTCTGGCATAAGATTCCAGTCCCACAGACAAATCTATATTCACAATTTTGCAAAACACCAGAAGTAGTATAGAGTGTAATATAGAATGGAATAGAGGAGGTTTGGGAAGgtacaaacaaataaacaaagcagaacaGTAGAAAGTTATCTGGTATTTTTGGGGTACATTTGGACACTTAATTTACAATGGAGAACGTATTTGGTAAATGGGGCTAAGCACTTGTAATGGCTACATACTACTGCATCGTTTTGAATGAAAATAACCATAGGGTTCATATCTACCTGTTAGTCTTGCTGGACAGATTTCTAGTAATAATCCTTAATCCTCATTGCAGATTTCTTGTCTATTCtacaccatttttctttttttaaagattggcacctgagctaacaactgttgccaatcttttttttttctcatttttctcccaaatcccccccagtaaaCAGCTGTATGTtattagctgtgggtccttccagttggggtacgtgggacgccgcctcagtgtggtatgatgagtggtgccatgtccacgcccaggatctgaatcagtgaaaccttgggcctccgaagcagagcgtatgaacttaaccacttagccacggggctggcccccagacacACCACACCATTTTTCTTATATcataaaataaacacttttattAGCCACCCTTATGTAGAGAAATTTAACATGATGTTATTTACCACATACAACTTTTGGCAGCAGCTGACTGGGTAGTTCAAATCACCCCTATCAATAAGAACCTTAGTAAAACTGGGTAAAATAACCTGTGCATTAACACAGCAGCACTATCAGGTTGAGAACTGCCGACTCAAAATTAGGAGAGGTTTTAAGTCAATACAAATGTTGATAATTGGGCTGGTTTCTTCCTAGAATCATCTACTGATTTCAAAAATGCTAATAGTCTCATGGTGTAAATGAGCAGAATCAGACTGCAAGGCATTCTAAGAAGCTGAGAATACAGGTAAACATTCTAGTCTTTTGAAAACTATGTTTTTGAAACATTCTACACTTTCAAAGATTCTCCTAGAATTTTAAGTGTAAGCAAACATAGAATATGCTTTATAGGAGCTGAAGCCAATCTTTGAATTGCATCAACCTTGATGCTATGAGATTATTCATAAGCTTATGCCAGGTTGCTACATCCAAAGTAAATTCCTCTACAAATTGTCACATTCAGAGCATCAAATTTTCTATAGTGATTGATTAAAGATTACCAAGGTTAGGGGCTggaccagtggcacagtggttaagtgcacacattccactttggcggaccagggttcgttggtttggatcctgggtgcctggaacatggcaccacttggcaagcaatgctgtggcaggtttcccatatataaagtagaggaagatggtcacagatgttagctcagggccagccttcctcagcaaaaagaggaggattggcagcagaagttagctaagggctaatcttcctcaaaaaggaaaaaaattaccaaggttagaaaaaggcaagaaaagaccaAACCAAGAGACAACAGAGAGTACAAGCAAATCTATAGCAGAACCAGATAATGGGCATATTAGAAACATATAGAGAAATGATTGTAGTTATTAATCTTAAGGAATTACAGacaagtttaaaaattttgacagaatcctagaatatataaaaatgaacgtgaaaatcataaaagtataaaacacaataactaaaatgaacaAAACTCAAATGAattcaaaaacaaactcaaacagTCTGAAACTATGGGCCAACCTCCCTGGCAGCTGACATATAGAATAATGAGCTCAGGTCAGAAGATGACAACATATCTAGTTGGAGTATCAACCAAGTCAAGGTGCAGTTAAGCTGATTAAAATTGGGGTCAGTGCGGGGTTAACTCAATTCTTCGAGGCATCTTACTGATAAGCCCTGTAACTTTATAACATGCAGAAGAAAGGACTTGCATTCTCtggaaaaaattaatcaaaatatttatacaccttctaaaactgaatcaagaggaaataggaAAGCTACCAATCgcaagtaaagatattgaaacagATCTCAAAAacatcccccaaaacaaaagtccagggcgagatgtcttctctggagaattctaccaagcattcaaagaagatttaatagctatccttctcaaaatactCCAAAAGATTGCAGAACATGgtatgcttcctaactcattctatgaggccaaaattaccTTTATACCAAAagcaggcaaggaaaacaaagaattaaaattacaAGCCATTATCAttgatgaagatagatgcaaaatcttcaacaaaatgttggcaaacaGAATATACCAATGcataaaaaggatcatacaccagaCTCAGGTGGGATTTGTACTAGGGATGTACtggtggttcaacatccacaaatcaatcaatgtgatacactacattaagaaaatgaggagtgaaaatcacatgatcatctgaatagatgcagagaaagcatctgacaagatccaatatccatttatgacaaaaactctgaataaattgTGTAAAGAAGGAaggtaccttaacataataaaggccaaatatgacatacccacagtcaacatcatacttaatggggaaaaactgaaagccatctttCTGAGAacagaacaagacaaaggtgcccactctcatcacttctattcaacacagtactaaaggtttagccagagcaataacaagaaaatgaaatcaagagactcaaattggaaaagaagtgaaaccttgctgtttgtggatgacatgattctacatatagaaaagCCTACAGAAgtcaccaaaaaactattagaaataatcaacaactacagcaaagttgtacaGTAAAaactcaacttacaaaaatctgttgcatttctgtacactattAATGAACCAGCATAAATAGCACTCAAGAATGCAATCCTATTtgcaactgcaacaaaaagaataaaatatctaggaataaatttaacgaaggagatgaaagatctatacaatgaaaactacaaggcattgttgagagaaattgtagaggacataaagaaatggaaagatattccatgctcatggattagaagaacaaacataatcaaaatgtccatattacctaaagcaatctacagatccagtgcaatcccaatcagaatcccaatggcattcttcacagaaatagaagaaagaatcctgaaatttatttgagacaacaaaagaccccaatagccaaagcaatctggaggaaaaagaacaaagctggagacatcacaatcgcTGACTCCACAAtgtactataaagctatagtaatcaaaatggcatggcactagcataaaaacaaacacacagacaaatggaacagaattgaaatcccagaaataaaatcacacatctgtggacagctaatgttcgacaaaggagccaagaacatacaagagacaaatgaaagtctcttcaataaatgatgttgggatacctggtcagccacatgcaaaagaagaaacgtagaccattattttacactatacacaaaaattaactcaaaatgggttaaagacatgaatgtaagacctgaaaccataaaacccctacaAGAAAAtttaagcagtacactctttgacatcagtcaaagcagtatctttttgaataccatgtctactcaggtaagggaaacaatagaaagaataaacaaatgggacttcatcagactagaaagcttcttcaaggcaagggaaaacaggatagaaacaaaaaaaaaacccaccacttgggaaaaaatatttgcaaatcgtatatctgacaaaaggttaatctacatactatataaagaactcacacaatacaacaacaaaaaatcaaacaacccaatcaaaaaacgggcaagagacatgaacagacatttctccaaagaagatacatggatggccaataggcacatgaaaagatgctcatcatcactgatcatcagggaaatgcaaatcaaaagtacactcagatatcaccttacacctgttagaatggcaaaaataaccaaaacaaaaaggaacaaatgttggagaggttgtggtgaaaaaggaaccctcatacactgctgatgggaatgcaaactggtacagccactatggaaaacattatggagatttctcaaaaatttaaaaatagaaatgccatatgatccagccatcccactgctgggtatctatccaaagaacttgaaatcagcaattccaaaagtcctcttcacccctatgtttgttgcagcattatttacaatagccaagacatggaagcaacctaagtgcccataaactgatgattggataaagaaaatatggtatgtatatatatatatatatatatatatacaacagaatactactcagccataaaaaaggataaaatcatcccattcgcaacaacatggatggaccttgagggtattatgttaagtgaaataagccagataactaaagacaatctctgtatgactccactcatatgtggaagttaaacatgtagacaaaaaAAACAGATCTGTAGTTACCATGGGAAAGGGGAGGTGAGGGGtgtgcacaaagggtgaagtggtgcacctacaacatgactgacaaacaataatgtacaactgaaaattcacaaggctgtaaactatcataatctcaataaaattttttttaaaaggtggatacaattaataaaaatatgggaaaatttaAGAGCTATggatataataattaaaaaaaacctaaTAGATATCCTCAGACAAGAAGTAAATGGTTTGAGGTAAAAACAGGATTAAGAGAAAGTTTGACAAAACAGCTGCTGGCCCAGTgcccgagtgattaagttcgcgcgcaccactgcaggtggcccagtgtttcatcagttagaatcctgggcgcggacatggcactgctcatgaaaccacgctgaggcggcgtcccacatgccacaactagaaggacccacagctaagaatgtacaactgtgtaccagggggctttggggagaaaaaggaaaaaataaactctttaaaaaaaaatttgacaaaacagAAGTGAGGATAAGTGAAGTTGAAGATggattttctaataaaatattatccAATCCAAGctacagagagaaataaagattgACAGAAAAGACAGAGTAAGGATTTGGAAACTTACCGTAAAACATCAAGCAATATAAAAACTATGTGACAAaagttccaaaaaaaaaaattaggcagaaaaaaatagaaaaattatagtTAAAAACTTTGCATGTtggataaaaaataaaccaacaacAGCAAGCAAACCAAAAAATATATCCAACTCACAGATCCAAGAATTCCCgaatcagaagaaataaaaagaaacccagATTAGGCACATCACTGTTAGTTGGtggaaaagcaaagataaaaaagaaaaccttaaaagtagccagaggaaaaaagaaacattacatGCTGGAGAATAGTAATAAGAAATACAGCtaattttcttagaagaaaaatgaaatgttacctttaaaagacttaaaagaaaaaaagtcaacagagAATTTTATATTAGTTCAAAatctccttcaaaaatgaaagacaaaaacatgtTCAAAAAATTTGTATCCTCAAAAATTGTCTATAACATTATTCATTTGACCCTGGCTAACTTGATTGGCAATTTCCagaagaatttttatcataaatcgatgttggatcttgtcaaatgctttctctgtgtctattgaggtgatcatgtggattttattcctcattttgttaatgttttgtatcacattgattgatttgtggatattgaaccatccctacgtccctggtataaatcccacttggtcatgctgTATCATCCTTTTAATGTAGATGTATTCGTTTcgccaacattttgttgaggacttttgcatctatgttcatcagtgatattggccagTAATTGTCCTTTTTCATGtcgtccttgtctggctttgagatcagggtgatggtggtcccataaaatgtgttaggaagtgttccatcttcttcaatattttgtgatagtttgagaagaatagatattaaatcttctttaaatgtttcatagaattctccagagaagccatcttgtcctggatttttattttttgggaggtttttgattactgtttcagtctcttgtgattagtctattcagattctctctttcttcttaattcagtttttggaggttttatgagtctaagaatttatccatttcttctagattgtccactttgttggcatattttttcatagcattctcttatagtCATTTGTAtttggtatccattgtaatttctcctctttcatttctaattttgttgttTGGAgcctctctcattttttcttagtgagtctggctaaggatttgtaaattttgtttatcttctaaaagaactaggtcttagtttaattgatcttttctatggtgggttttttttttttttttggttccaaatcatttatttctactctaatttttaccATTTCTCAACttttactgactttgggctttgtttgttcttctttttctatttctcttaggtgtagtttaagattgcttgtttgagaattttgttgtttgttaacgtgggcctgtattgctatgaatttccctcttggcactgattttgctgtatcccatgtgagttggtatggtttattttcagtttcatttttctccagacaTTTTTTGAATTCTCCTGTAATTTCATCAATGACCCATTTGTCtttcagtaacatgttgtttaattGCCACATCTTGGtacctttcccagcttttttattgtacttgatttctagtttcatagcattatggttggaaaggatgctgatttcaatcttcttaaatttattgaggcttgccttgtttcccaacatatggtctatctttgagaacgttcatgtgccttggagaagaatgtgtactctgctgtttttggatagagtgttctgcatatatatacatctagtaagtccatctggtctagtgttttgCTTAATTCCACATTTTCCTTGTTGACATTTTGTTGCATGAtatattcattgatgtaagtagggtgttCACTTCCCCTACTATCATTATGTtgttgatatcttcttttagttttgttaatagttgctttaggtactttggtgctcctgtgttgggtgcatatatatttatgaatgttatgtcttcttgatgcaGTGCCCCGTTTATCATTATATActcctcttctctgtctttcattgcctattttatcttgaagtctactttttctgatgtgactatggcaacatctgctttcttttgtttgccattaattTGGAATATCACGTCCACCACTTCACTctcagcctgtgtttgtctttagagctgaaatgtgtttcctaGAGGTAAGATATTGTTGGGTCTGATGTTTTAAtccatcaagccactctgtgtcttttgattggagaattcaatccatttacatttagagtgattattgatatatgagggctaaatgctgccattttatcccttgttttctggttgttctgtatttcccttgtttcttgccCCATGTATTTCAGATCGCCTATTCAGATGGTTGTTCTCTAGGAtagttttatcagttttctctttatttatgatttgtgtctctgttctgattatttgtttagtggttactgtgaggtttgtataaaagaatCTCATAGAtcagacagtccattttctgattgcctcatttcttttgttgaagcagtttccatccctatcctcttccccttctaagttattattgtcacaacttattccattttgtgttgtgattttatagttaaaatgatgagattatactttttttttttcaggaaggttagccctgaactaatatccactgccaatgtTCCagtttttactgaggaagataggccctgagctaacatctatgtctgtctttctatgtttttttatacatgggacgcctgctgcagcatgacttgataagtgcTGCTTAGGTCTGCATTTGGGATTTGAACTGGTGCTTCctggccatggaagcagagggcatgaacttaaccactgcaccaccaggcttgCCCCAGATTATAGctattttttatgcatttctttcctttatcttaaatgttataattaagtgttttcTAAGCAGTTTTgaaagagagctgcaattttcagggttttttctgCCTATGTATCCCCTTGATCAATGGTTTAcaaacactttcttcttttttttcagatatgagggccttcttgatcacaTCTTCTAGGGGAGGTATTCTGGCAGTGAACACCATGAGCTTTTATTTATCcagggaagtttttatttctctatcatatctgaagcGTATTTTCAATGGATAGAGTATTCTAGGCTGACAGAAGTTCTTGTCATTTCAATCCACACGCTTAGAAGGAATGTATACCTCAGCAAAGACAGAATAAGAAGCATGTGCAATGcataacaggaagaaaaagaaggacattccTGACCATGATGAGGTGGTCATTAATGTAAAACGGTCATGGAATTTCTGACACAAGCGTAGTTTATTAGCTTCATATTATAACAAAAATTATTATAGCACCCATAAAAACAATATGTAGGAAACTATGCAGCTGCAATTACAGAAATTATGATTGAGTTAATGCTACACAAAGAGGGAGTACAAATGTAGGAATGAGGCCCTCAAAGCTTTCAACATCTACTGCTGAGAGTATATAATGGCCAGAGTCCCAGAGGTAGAAATCAACCTCAGAATCTTGCCACTGTAATTCAGCTGTACTCACCTCTCCTGTCACCATGTCCTACAGCTGCTGCTCTGGAAacttctcctcccactcccttgGAAGCTACCTCCGCTATCCAGGCTCCTTCTGTGGCTCTTCCTACCCCAGCAACCTGGTCTACAGCACTgatctctgctctcccagcacctGCCAGCTGGGCTCCTCTCTCTACAGTGGCTGTCACAAGACTTGCTGGGAGCCCACCAGATACCAAACGTCCTGTGTGGTGTCCAGCCCCTGCCAGAGATCCTGCTACCACACAAGGACCTCCAGTCTCTGCAGTCCCTACGGGTCAACTTATACTCGGCCTCTGGGCTGTAGGTCCAGTGACAGCTGTTGCCCAGGCTATAGATCTAGAAGTTC contains the following coding sequences:
- the LOC106847391 gene encoding keratin-associated protein 13-1-like; this encodes MSYSCCSGNFSSHSLGSYLRYPGSFCGSSYPSNLVYSTDLCSPSTCQLGSSLYSGCHKTCWEPTRYQTSCVVSSPCQRSCYHTRTSSLCSPYGSTYTRPLGCRSSDSCCPGYRSRSSYSLGCGSSGFRPLHYGICGFPSLSSGSRFCHPTYFRFWNLQPSCYRPICGSDFYRFTC